The proteins below are encoded in one region of Methanobacterium aggregans:
- a CDS encoding DUF5591 domain-containing protein, producing MKIPCITEESLYRPEARRWRERMSLLEPLGDVVVVLPCSMRKPYSQSKSHSIFMKATKGYQEAILTSPFGVCPREMERTYPIQAYDTSTTGDWSHEEIKVTGECLKDYIGDKEVIAHVSGGYREVCEEYLPDAIYTCEDGRPTSWESMDKLKNALKGYNKVSWKERRLHALRSIARYQFNTPDADALIPDGSKVVGRFSKRILQNKEQIATLLFDNGFYSLNLRGGEILRDVGVKWVEIDFDLKTSTVFAPGVLDADPGIVPKDEVVVLRKGEVMGVGKAVLNGGEMKRSGNGVAVKLRHRKK from the coding sequence AGACCTGAAGCCCGCAGGTGGAGAGAGAGAATGAGTTTACTGGAACCTCTGGGTGATGTAGTGGTTGTGTTACCATGCAGTATGCGTAAACCTTACTCACAGTCCAAATCCCACTCCATTTTCATGAAGGCAACCAAAGGTTATCAAGAAGCAATTTTAACCTCCCCTTTTGGTGTTTGTCCCAGGGAGATGGAAAGAACATATCCAATACAAGCCTACGACACCTCAACAACAGGTGACTGGTCCCATGAGGAAATAAAAGTCACAGGTGAATGTTTGAAAGATTACATTGGAGATAAAGAGGTCATAGCCCATGTTTCAGGTGGTTACAGAGAAGTTTGTGAGGAATATCTGCCTGATGCCATTTACACATGCGAGGACGGCAGGCCAACATCCTGGGAATCCATGGACAAACTCAAAAACGCTTTAAAAGGTTACAATAAAGTTTCTTGGAAGGAAAGAAGGCTCCACGCTTTAAGATCCATTGCAAGATACCAGTTCAACACCCCTGATGCAGACGCATTGATACCAGATGGATCTAAAGTAGTTGGAAGGTTCAGCAAACGTATCCTTCAGAACAAGGAACAAATTGCAACTTTACTCTTTGATAATGGATTTTACTCTCTCAACCTTCGTGGTGGCGAAATTTTGAGAGATGTTGGGGTTAAATGGGTTGAAATAGATTTTGATCTTAAAACCAGCACAGTATTTGCACCGGGAGTTCTTGATGCAGATCCCGGTATAGTCCCAAAGGATGAAGTTGTGGTTTTAAGGAAAGGGGAAGTTATGGGTGTTGGTAAAGCTGTTTTAAATGGTGGAGAGATGAAGAGATCTGGAAACGGTGTTGCAGTGAAGCTTAGACACAGAAAAAAGTGA
- a CDS encoding metal-sulfur cluster assembly factor gives MSEELVAKIREALSSVADPHMGISIVEMGIVGDIEVNEAEKTAKIVIKPTNPGCMSAANIAMQARINAEKLDEIDKAEIVVEGHMMADAICDMVNK, from the coding sequence ATGAGTGAAGAATTAGTTGCAAAAATAAGAGAAGCACTTTCAAGTGTTGCAGATCCTCACATGGGTATCAGTATAGTTGAAATGGGAATAGTTGGAGACATTGAAGTCAACGAAGCAGAAAAAACCGCTAAAATCGTTATAAAACCAACAAACCCCGGATGCATGAGTGCAGCAAACATAGCAATGCAGGCAAGGATAAACGCTGAAAAACTCGATGAAATCGACAAAGCAGAGATCGTTGTTGAGGGACACATGATGGCAGATGCAATCTGCGACATGGTAAACAAATAA
- a CDS encoding AAA family ATPase, which yields MVQWNIAAVVGVPGVGKTSLCREAAELVGSTHVNYGDLMLEIARLEGLAETDSEMFSLDLDIQHRIWRTAALRASSMSNIILDLHGIDKSSIGYITSFPVEIISPDIVVIVESSYENVIKRRYADSSKKRVLEDSKSLYEHMNLLRSSVAVFSVFSGFTFTVVDNNNFKECLEQIVAVLKR from the coding sequence ATGGTTCAATGGAACATCGCCGCTGTAGTGGGTGTTCCAGGAGTGGGTAAAACTTCACTCTGCAGGGAAGCTGCAGAACTAGTTGGAAGCACCCATGTAAACTACGGCGACCTTATGCTAGAAATAGCTAGGCTTGAGGGCCTTGCAGAAACAGATTCTGAGATGTTCAGTCTTGATCTGGACATCCAACACAGGATCTGGAGGACTGCAGCTTTAAGGGCCAGTTCCATGAGTAACATCATTCTTGACCTTCATGGAATTGATAAATCCTCAATAGGTTACATAACCTCTTTTCCAGTTGAAATCATATCACCTGACATTGTTGTGATAGTTGAATCTTCATACGAGAACGTGATAAAACGAAGATATGCAGATTCCTCTAAAAAACGTGTTTTAGAAGATTCTAAAAGTTTGTATGAACACATGAATCTTTTAAGATCATCTGTTGCAGTATTTTCTGTTTTTTCAGGATTTACATTTACAGTGGTTGATAACAACAACTTCAAGGAGTGTCTTGAACAAATCGTTGCTGTTCTGAAGAGATAA